One genomic region from Cydia amplana chromosome Z, ilCydAmpl1.1, whole genome shotgun sequence encodes:
- the LOC134661501 gene encoding neuronal acetylcholine receptor subunit alpha-5-like, with protein MLQQWQAESVPASGQSSNRTRPRMFPRAYPVRAVALWACVLLARADTDDCPDKKEQLTEDARLRKDLKCAYNSDYRPVLHHQDTVNVEVAFLLKYISFDYLEETFTVHSWVTMTWKDEFLKWKPGEYGGINMTLLESHEIWTPRLALFNADASRYQSDSFYTTCKVRNNGSVTCVPHMAHSGICRTTLRRWPYDAQNCTLYFGSWMHTGEQINFTFDAAQAVNTDEYQDGPGWRLLNVDKARFPGKYKCCPNDTYPMLKYTFVMQREAAGPAAIVVVPSIAIVMLTLISLMLDIKDNTRLIVACFSLFCHFIFLTEIGYDIPKESADTPIILLFIRDSMVVSLFAVLLTLGLMSLRARATPPPVWLLRVTRFVTAGPVKYAVFTEFDPDRAVDEKVTLADDDAGTSEFEEPKQVSSWLQLSNIMNSAVFIVSVITYAVLIGVYIPREPY; from the coding sequence ATGTTACAGCAATGGCAGGCCGAGTCTGTGCCTGCGAGCGGCCAGTCGTCGAATCGAACGCGGCCCAGAATGTTCCCTCGAGCTTACCCCGTCCGCGCAGTGGCGCTGTGGGCGTGCGTTCTCCTCGCGCGCGCGGACACGGACGACTGCCCCGACAAGAAAGAGCAGCTCACCGAAGACGCGCGCCTCCGGAAAGACCTCAAATGCGCCTACAACAGCGACTACCGCCCCGTTCTCCACCATCAGGACACGGTCAACGTAGAGGTCGCCTTCCTACTTAAATACATTAGCTTTGATTACCTAGAAGAAACCTTCACAGTTCACAGCTGGGTGACGATGACGTGGAAGGACGAATTCTTGAAATGGAAACCAGGTGAATATGGAGGTATAAACATGACATTACTAGAGAGTCACGAAATATGGACCCCGCGATTGGCATTGTTCAACGCAGACGCCAGCAGGTACCAGTCAGACTCATTCTACACGACCTGCAAAGTGCGCAACAACGGCTCTGTGACGTGCGTGCCTCACATGGCGCACTCTGGCATCTGCCGCACGACCTTGCGTCGCTGGCCCTACGATGCGCAAAACTGCACTTTATATTTTGGATCCTGGATGCACACAGGGGAGCAGATCAACTTTACTTTTGACGCCGCCCAAGCTGTCAATACTGACGAATACCAGGATGGACCCGGATGGAGACTTTTGAACGTGGATAAAGCAAGATTTCCCGGTAAATATAAGTGTTGCCCGAATGATACTTATCCGATGTTAAAATACACGTTCGTCATGCAGCGCGAAGCGGCGGGCCCTGCAGCCATCGTTGTCGTCCCTTCTATAGCCATCGTCATGTTGACGTTGATATCGTTAATGTTAGATATCAAGGATAATACGAGGTTAATAGTGGCGTGTTTCAGTCTTTTCTGtcactttatatttttaacaGAAATCGGCTACGACATACCCAAGGAGAGCGCGGACACGCCTATTATTCTATTGTTCATACGAGACTCGATGGTCGTATCGCTGTTCGCGGTGTTGCTAACGCTGGGGCTGATGTCGCTGCGAGCGCGCGCGACGCCGCCGCCGGTGTGGCTGCTGCGGGTGACGCGCTTCGTGACTGCGGGCCCCGTCAAATACGCCGTCTTCACCGAGTTCGACCCTGATCGCGCCGTGGACGAGAAGGTTACGCTCGCAGATGATGACGCCGGAACCAGTGAGTTCGAGGAACCGAAGCAAGTATCATCCTGGCTGCAGCTGTCGAATATTATGAACAGCGCCGTGTTCATTGTTTCGGTGATAACTTACGCAGTGTTAATAGGCGTTTACATTCCGAGGGAACCTtattaa